The Bosea sp. AS-1 region TGCGGCCACTGCGCCGGCACGATCAAGAAGGCGATCGAGGTTGGGCTGCCCGGAGCCACGGTTACTGCCGACCCGGATTCCAAACGCGTCAGCGTCGTCGGCGCATCCGATTTCTCAGCCATCAGATCGATCGTGGCGGAAGCCGGATATACGCCCGGTACGGACCGCATCGGCTGACAAAGCAAAGGGCCAAAAGATTAGGCGGCGAGCATGGCAGATCATCAGCGTCACGCCGGTCATCGGCACGACGACCATTCCCATCATCACGGCCATTTCGATGGAACGGGGCATGTGAAAGATCCGGTCTGCGGAATGACCGTCGACCCTGCGACAGCAAAGCATCGTGCCGCCCATGCTGGGCAGGCCTATTTCTTCTGCTCCGCCGCCTGCCGGGACAAGTTTGAGGCGGATCCGGAGGCCTATATCGGGGAGAAGCCGACGGCGCCTGCGGCAAAACATGCGTCCGAAGGCACGATCTATACCTGCCCGATGCATCCCCAGATCCGCCAGTCGGGGCCTGGCAACTGCCCGATCTGCGGCATGGCGCTCGAACCGGAAGTCGCGACGGCTCAGGAAGGACCCAGCGCCGAGCTCGTCGATATGACACGCCGATTCTGGGTGGGGCTCGCGCTCGCCCTGCCGGTGTTCGCGCTGGAGATGGGTGGGCATGTCGTCGACCTACACATGCTGCTTAACCAGCAGAGCTCGAACTGGCTGCAGCTGATCTTAGCGACGCCGGTCGTGCTCTGGGCTGGCTGGCCGTTCTTCCAGCGGGCCTGGGCCTCGCTGGTTAACCGCAGCCTGAACATGTTCACGCTGATCGCGATGGGCACCGGTGTCGCCTGGGCCTACAGCGTCGTCGCGACCGTCGCTCCGAACCTGTTCCCGGAAACGCTCCGCTCCACGGAAGGAGCGGTCGCAGTCTATTTCGAGGCGGCGGCCGTGATCACCGTCCTGGTGTTGCTGGGCCAGGTCCTCGAATTGCGAGCCCGGGAGCAGACTGGCGGTGCTATCCGGGCCTTGCTCGACCTCGTGCCGAAGACCGCCCGGCGGTTGCGCAACGACGGCGAGGACGAGGACATCAATCTGGACGCTGTCCATGTCGGGGACCGCCTGCGGGTCCGCCCGGGCGAAACGGTTCCGGTCGATGGCGAACTGATCGAAGGCCGCAGCTCGATCGACGAATCCATGGTCACGGGCGAATCGATGCCGGTCACCAAGGAGGTCGGCGCGGCCCTGATCGGCGGCACGCTCAATACCACCGGCGGTTTCATCATGCGCGCCGGCAAGGTCGGCAGTGACACCATGCTGGCTCGGATCGTCTCGATGGTGGCGGAGGCTCAGCGTTCGCGAGCACCGATCCAGCGCCTGGCCGACCAGGTGTCCGGCTGGTTCGTTCCGCTCGTCATCGTCATCGCCATCGTCGCTTTCGCCGCCTGGATGGCGTTCGGGCCGGAGCCCCGCTTCGCGCATGGGCTCGTCGCTGCCGTCGCCGTGCTGATTATAGCCTGTCCCTGCGCGCTCGGCCTGGCGACGCCGATGTCGATCATGGTTGGGGTCGGACGTGGCGCACATCTCGGCGTGCTGATCAAGAATGCCGAAGCGCTGGAGCGCTTCGAGAAGGTCGATACCCTCGTGGTCGACAAGACCGGCACGCTGACCGAAGGCAAGCCGCGGCTGATCGGGCTGAAGCCGGTCGGTGCGATCACCGAGAGCGAGCTGCTGCGGCTTGCGGCCTCGCTTGAGCGGGCGAGCGAGCATCCGCTCGCCGCAGCGATTGTCGGCGCTGCGAAGGAGCGCGGCCTTACCCTGGCCGAGGCGCGGGATTTCGACAGCCCGGTCGGCAAGGGGGTGACCGGGACGGTCGAGGGCCGTGCGCTGGTGATCGGCAGCCACCGGATCATGAGCGAAGCCGGCATCGGCACGGCTGCGCAGGCCGCCGAGGCGGAGGCGCTGCGTGCGGAGGGCGGCACCGTGATCTTCGTCGCTATCGATGGCCGCGTCGCCGGGCTGCTGGTGATCGCCGATCCGGTCAAGCAGACCACCCCGAGGGCGATCGAGTCCCTCAAGGCCGCCGGAATCCGGGTGGTGATGCTGACGGGTGACAACAGGACCACGGCGCAGGCGGTGGCGCGCCGGCTCGGCATCGACGAGGTCGAGGCCGAGGTCCTGCCCGAGGACAAGAGCGCGGTCGTCAACAAGCTGCGCACGCAAGGCAGGGTGGTCGCGATGGCCGGCGACGGGGTGAACGACGCCCCAGCGCTGGCGGCGGCGGATGTCGGCATCGCCATGGGCACGGGCACCGACGTTGCGATCGAAAGCGCGGGCGTGACCCTGCTCAAGGGCGATTTGGAGGGCATCCACCGCGCGCTCCAACTCAGTCGGGCGACGATGAGCAACATCCGGCAGAACCTGTTCTTCGCCTTCATCTACAATGCGGCGGGCGTTCCGGTGGCCGCGGGCGTGCTCTATCCGGTCTTCGGGCTGCTGCTGTCCCCGATCATTGCCGCGGCGGCGATGGCGCTGTCCTCGGTGAGCGTGATTGGTAATGCGCTACGTCTACGTGCCGTGCCTCTTCGGTAACGGCGGCCGTTTAACGGAAGGCTTGTCGTGATTTGGGTCCGAGACCGCAGAGCATCAGGTTATCGGTGACCTAGATGCGGGCTCTGAATGATCGCCCTCGAACATCATGTCTCCGGCCGGCGCGATCATGCCCTTGAAATACGGGGTATTCTGGCTCAGCATCGTCCGGGCGCCTGTGCTCGTATCAAGCAAACAGCCAGGTTGACCGCGCCGGCCAGCAGCTGCTCCACGCCAATCAAGGCCCGATGTGGTCGGTGCTACATCGTCTGAAGGCACGGCCGATCAAAAAGCAGGTGCCGCAGCACTCAGCCGCGCGACGAGTTGGCTTTGTTGGTGCGTGTGTGTCTTCTGGAAGAGGCGCGCCAGATGGGTACGTGCGGTCGATATGCGGACGCCCTGAGCCTGCGCTTCCTCGGCCAGGGAAAGCCCGCTCACGAGAGCCATGGCGTATTTGGTTTCCGTTTCGGTCAGGCTGAACATCAGTTGCATGCAGTGAGAGAGGTTCGGGGCGGTTTCAAGCCGCCGAAGGGCAAGTGCGACTTTGTCGTTCGAGGGGGTGCTGAAAGGGGGCGAAGCAGATATCACGCATACTGAAAGCAGTTGAGAGCCGTCGGCACCGTGCATGATCATGCCTGCCTGGCGTGGCTCACGCGAGATGCATCTGGCCTGCAGGACGTTCCTGACCAGTTCCCGGAGACGACGCTGATCGCGTGGATCGCGGGCAAAGAACCGTCCCAGTTGCTGACCGGCCGCGCCGTCGGCATCAGCCAGAATGCTTCTGGCGCTCGCATTGGCGAAGGTGACGCACATGGTTCGGTCGAGGATGATGATGCCCAGGGCGAGCCGATCCAGCGTGTCCCGCACCTCGTCCCGCTCGGCTGTAAGCCGGTCGATCCGATGACGCAGGTCGAGGATCTGCTGCTGTAGCGGACTGCTCCTGTCGTCCGAGACAGGGAATTGGATCAGTTGCAGGCCCAATTTCCAGTTTCCTTCTACGCGAGGTCTCGCGGTCCGACCCGGTCCGCGAGGCGCAACAACCACGTCATGACCTCTCGCTCGGTCGTGCTGAGTGTTTCGCGTTCTGTGATTTCGGCGGCGACGATCCGAAATTCCGGCCATCGCAAGTAGAAATCAGCGAGATCGCGTGGCGGCGCCAGATTGCTGCGGGCGCTGCTATTGCCGGTGGTTTTGGACGAGTTTGACATGACGGTCAGGCTAGCTGCTTCGACGTCAGCCGGCGCGTGAAAAAACCGTGAAACGGATTGGCTTCGGTCGGCCGGCTACAATAAATTAGGTCAAGGCGTATGGGACACTGCGTCATGACCAAGGAATTACTCCAGATCAGTCTGTTCGGAGCTTGCGCGGTGTCGTCTACCGAGGCCGGTGGCTTCGTGGTGACAGGCGCAAAGCACCGAGCCTTGTTGGCGCTGCTCGCAACTGCTCCTTTCGGGCGTCGTACGCGCGCGTTCCTTCAGGAGACGCTCTGGGGCGCGACCTGCTATGACACGGGGCGGCAGAGCCTTCGCCGGGCACTTTCCGACCTTCGTCACATCATGGGCGAGACCTATGAGGAGCTGATCGCAGGCAGCAACGCTGATCTCTCCCTGGATCTCTCGCGCATCCGGTTTCTTGGACATGTCTCGTCCGGCCTATTCCTCGAGGGACTCGACATCCGGGAGCCCGGTTTCCTGGCATGGGCGGCCGGCATCCGGCAGAATCCCGGGCAGTTGGCAGGATTGTTCAGAGGCAGCCAGGAACTGTTCTCCCCGCTGCTTCCGGTCGTGGCGGTCCTCCCGTTTCGGTCTCTGGATGGTGAGCATCCGACAGCTGTCCTGGGAGATTGGGTCGCCGAGGAGATCTGCCGCTCGCTCAGCCGCTCTCACCTGCTCGCGGTGATTTCGCACCTGTCCTGTCGGGCCATGGCGTCGGCGCCAGTCGACATTACGGCGGTGCGCAACATCCTGCGGGCGGATTACTGTGTCACCGGGACGTTGCGGCGCTCGGGCAGCGATCTGATTCTGGACAGCGATTTTGTGGATACCCGCTCGGGGCGCATCCTGTGGACGCGCCAACACGCCTACAGGGCCGAGCGCTTTCTCGACACATCGGCGGATGGCGTTGCCGCCATCGTCGCGGCGGTCGGCTCCGCGATTGCTGAGCAGGCGCTCGGCCATATTCGGAGCAAGGTGCCGGCCGCCATCGACGATCATAGCCTCCTGATCGCCGGGATTGCCCTGATGCACCGCGCGGTCCTGCGGGATTTCGCCCGCGCCCGCGAACTCCTTGAGGAGGCCGCGCGTCGGGCGCCCTATACGCCCGAACTCCATGCCTGGCTGGGCAAGTGGTACGTCCTCAGCGTCTTCAACGGCTGGAGCGCGGATGTCGCGCAAGAGACACGCCATGCCCTCGACAGCACGGCGCGGGCGCTGGATCTCGAGCCTGAGAACGCTTTCAGCCTGACGATCGACGGCTTCGCTCAGAACAACCTGCTGCGCCGCCTCGACATCGCCGATGCTCGCTACGCGGCGGCACTCGGGCGGAACCCGAATGCAGGCTTGTCCTGGCTTCTCAAGGGCGCCCTGCATGCCTTCCGCGACGAAGGAGCTTCGGCAGTCAAGGCGACCGAGCGTGCCCATCGGCTCTCGCCGCTCGACCCCTTCGGCTACTTCTACGACTCGTTGAATGCGACTGCGCATCTGGCCATGGGCGATCATCAGCGCGCACTCGACCTGGCTGATCGCTCCCTAAGTCAAAACGATCGGCACCTGTCGACGCTACGCACAAAGATCGTCGCCCTGCATCATCTGGGACGGGGCGAGGAGGCAGCCGTCGCCGGTCAAGAGCTTCTGCGCCGGCAGCCGGATTTCACGGTCGCGGCATACCAGCGCAGCCATCCGGCGGCGGAATACGAATTCGGTCGAAACGCTGCAGCGGCCCTTCGCGCCGCGGGAATTCCGTAAGGGGGCAGAAAACATGTCGATTCTAGGGGGCACCGGTGGGACCGGTGGCACGGGAGGCACCGGGGGAGCGGGCGGGACCGGCGGGACTGGCGGCACAGGAGGAACAAACCTTACCGGCCTGGGCTCGTTCATCGGAGGGACCCCTGTCGATCCTCTGGAGGCTCAAGGCCTCCTCATCAGCAGCCAGGCCATCATGCACGCCGCAGGCAAGGGGCCGGCCGAGACGCCAGCCTCCTTGAAGATGTCGAGCCCGGCCAATCTCATGGGCTTCGAGGGATGGGTGCGCGCATCGCTCTATCTCAGCGAATTTCTGCGCCAGCTCGACTGGCGAACAGACACCCGCAGCGGGGCCGAAGCTGTTTCCTTCTCATGGCGAAAGCCGACCTTCCTCTCGCTGCACAGGCCGCCGATGGCGCTCTTCCTGGAGCAGGTCGCGCTGATGCGGGACTATATGGACCTGCGCGGCGAACGGTCGGCCGAGATCCTGACCCAACTCGGCTATCCGATCGATTATTTCGCGATGATCCTCGGCCTCAATTCCGCACGCAATCGGTTCACATTCGAACTGATCGCCGCCACGCAGGTTCTCACCTCCCATGTCGCGATGATCGCCAA contains the following coding sequences:
- a CDS encoding heavy-metal-associated domain-containing protein — translated: MCSCQQHPGTDATATSAPEGAISFHVEDMTCGHCAGTIKKAIEVGLPGATVTADPDSKRVSVVGASDFSAIRSIVAEAGYTPGTDRIG
- a CDS encoding heavy metal translocating P-type ATPase, giving the protein MADHQRHAGHRHDDHSHHHGHFDGTGHVKDPVCGMTVDPATAKHRAAHAGQAYFFCSAACRDKFEADPEAYIGEKPTAPAAKHASEGTIYTCPMHPQIRQSGPGNCPICGMALEPEVATAQEGPSAELVDMTRRFWVGLALALPVFALEMGGHVVDLHMLLNQQSSNWLQLILATPVVLWAGWPFFQRAWASLVNRSLNMFTLIAMGTGVAWAYSVVATVAPNLFPETLRSTEGAVAVYFEAAAVITVLVLLGQVLELRAREQTGGAIRALLDLVPKTARRLRNDGEDEDINLDAVHVGDRLRVRPGETVPVDGELIEGRSSIDESMVTGESMPVTKEVGAALIGGTLNTTGGFIMRAGKVGSDTMLARIVSMVAEAQRSRAPIQRLADQVSGWFVPLVIVIAIVAFAAWMAFGPEPRFAHGLVAAVAVLIIACPCALGLATPMSIMVGVGRGAHLGVLIKNAEALERFEKVDTLVVDKTGTLTEGKPRLIGLKPVGAITESELLRLAASLERASEHPLAAAIVGAAKERGLTLAEARDFDSPVGKGVTGTVEGRALVIGSHRIMSEAGIGTAAQAAEAEALRAEGGTVIFVAIDGRVAGLLVIADPVKQTTPRAIESLKAAGIRVVMLTGDNRTTAQAVARRLGIDEVEAEVLPEDKSAVVNKLRTQGRVVAMAGDGVNDAPALAAADVGIAMGTGTDVAIESAGVTLLKGDLEGIHRALQLSRATMSNIRQNLFFAFIYNAAGVPVAAGVLYPVFGLLLSPIIAAAAMALSSVSVIGNALRLRAVPLR